Proteins encoded in a region of the Candidatus Saccharimonadia bacterium genome:
- a CDS encoding septal ring lytic transglycosylase RlpA family protein, producing the protein MKAKTKRRVLHVLTKKKLVKRKTSKHVLRSFLVLLATVSMGSLAYGITLNKPIVGVSVHTSAAGGVQIQAPVIAGPPTPQPVGGPAAMTGRGSWYALGLPAPDSLTCASRTFPRGTYLLVKDLYNNNTVVCRVNDYGPEAWTGRIIDLSRGSFSAVDNLGRGTIPVELRVASGPTGGLSPTENDLVAVVGYSLCHKSHAGQFCEQHRQD; encoded by the coding sequence ATGAAAGCCAAAACAAAACGGCGCGTCCTGCACGTGCTCACCAAGAAAAAACTCGTTAAACGCAAGACTTCAAAGCACGTCTTGAGGTCGTTTTTGGTATTGCTGGCTACCGTTTCCATGGGCTCGCTGGCCTACGGCATCACACTCAACAAGCCCATAGTCGGCGTGTCCGTGCACACCTCTGCTGCCGGCGGCGTCCAAATTCAAGCCCCTGTCATCGCCGGCCCGCCCACGCCGCAGCCCGTAGGCGGCCCCGCCGCCATGACCGGCCGCGGTTCGTGGTACGCACTCGGCCTCCCCGCCCCGGACAGCCTCACCTGCGCCTCTCGCACCTTCCCGCGCGGCACGTATTTGCTCGTCAAAGACCTCTACAACAACAATACCGTCGTCTGTCGCGTCAACGATTACGGCCCCGAAGCCTGGACCGGCCGCATCATCGACCTCTCGCGCGGCTCTTTCAGCGCCGTCGACAACCTCGGTCGCGGCACCATCCCCGTAGAGCTACGAGTAGCCAGCGGACCTACCGGCGGCCTGTCACCCACCGAAAACGACCTCGTAGCAGTGGTCGGCTA